One Microbacterium esteraromaticum genomic window carries:
- the murJ gene encoding murein biosynthesis integral membrane protein MurJ, whose translation MTSLGRASAILGAGTLISRITGLLRTIVLVAAIGTISQAGDAFAVANQLPNNVFTIIQTGILTAVIIPQIVKSAGHSDGGGGYISKLFTLGTVVFLGATVLAMLAAPWLVALYGPKFTAEQLALATAFAYWCLPQVFFYGLYALIGETLNAKRVFGPYTWTPVANNLISIAGFLVFIALFGGDRSRVSVWDPTMIAVLGGTATFGIAVQAVLLLFAWRRTGLHLRPDFRWKGVGLGQVGSLAGWTFLMVIAGQIAGLIQTRVVTDSSGDHPSVFMMQAAWLVFMLPYSIFAISIGTPYFTQIAEHAHANRRDEVRSDVARCIRFVSLFIVGSGIALAVAAVPATRIFTQSPAEAVAAAPVLVCYLVGLLPLSVLFIVQRAFYAFGDTRTPFVFTLVQVGLIIGFSYLAAAIAPLSQLAAAVALGQSVAGIVQTVLAMLILRHRLGGLELRQTLLSLGRFFIAAVPAGFAGWGMYLLLGAGEGWTTGQTGSTFVDKLLGAAGTGVIGLVAIAVYMLVLVLLRAPEVQAARGLVTRFLPGR comes from the coding sequence GTGACCAGTCTCGGCCGCGCCAGCGCCATCCTCGGTGCGGGGACGCTGATCTCGCGCATCACCGGCCTCCTCCGCACGATCGTGCTGGTCGCCGCGATCGGCACCATCAGCCAGGCCGGCGACGCGTTCGCCGTCGCGAACCAACTGCCCAACAACGTCTTCACGATCATCCAGACCGGCATCCTCACCGCGGTGATCATCCCGCAGATCGTGAAGTCGGCCGGCCACAGCGACGGCGGCGGCGGGTACATCTCGAAGCTGTTCACCCTGGGCACGGTCGTCTTCCTCGGGGCGACGGTGCTGGCCATGCTCGCAGCCCCGTGGCTGGTCGCGCTGTACGGCCCGAAGTTCACCGCCGAGCAGCTGGCCCTGGCCACCGCCTTCGCGTACTGGTGCCTGCCTCAGGTGTTCTTCTACGGCCTGTACGCGCTGATCGGCGAGACGCTCAACGCCAAACGCGTCTTCGGCCCGTACACCTGGACCCCGGTCGCGAACAACCTCATCTCCATCGCGGGCTTCCTGGTGTTCATCGCGCTGTTCGGCGGAGACCGGAGCAGGGTGTCGGTCTGGGATCCCACCATGATCGCCGTGCTCGGGGGCACGGCGACGTTCGGCATCGCCGTGCAGGCTGTGCTGCTGCTGTTCGCCTGGCGGCGCACCGGGCTGCACCTGCGCCCCGACTTCCGCTGGAAGGGCGTCGGCCTCGGGCAGGTCGGCTCGCTCGCCGGATGGACCTTCCTCATGGTGATCGCCGGTCAGATCGCCGGTCTCATCCAGACCCGCGTGGTCACGGACTCGTCGGGCGACCACCCGTCCGTGTTCATGATGCAGGCCGCGTGGCTGGTGTTCATGCTGCCCTACTCGATCTTCGCGATCTCGATCGGCACCCCCTACTTCACCCAGATCGCCGAGCACGCGCACGCGAACCGGCGCGACGAGGTGCGCTCGGATGTCGCGCGCTGCATCCGCTTCGTCTCGCTCTTCATCGTCGGGTCGGGCATCGCCCTCGCCGTCGCCGCTGTGCCCGCCACCCGCATCTTCACTCAGAGCCCCGCCGAGGCCGTCGCCGCGGCGCCGGTGCTGGTCTGCTATCTCGTGGGGCTGCTGCCACTGTCGGTGCTCTTCATCGTGCAGCGCGCGTTCTACGCCTTCGGCGACACCCGCACCCCGTTCGTCTTCACCCTCGTGCAGGTCGGCCTGATCATCGGGTTCTCGTACCTCGCCGCCGCGATCGCCCCGCTCAGCCAGCTCGCCGCCGCCGTCGCCCTCGGGCAGTCGGTCGCGGGCATCGTGCAGACCGTGCTCGCGATGCTCATCCTGCGTCACCGCCTCGGCGGCCTCGAGCTGCGGCAGACGCTGCTGTCGCTCGGCAGGTTCTTCATCGCCGCGGTGCCGGCCGGCTTCGCCGGCTGGGGCATGTACCTGCTGCTCGGCGCCGGCGAGGGCTGGACGACGGGGCAGACGGGGTCGACGTTCGTCGACAAGCTGCTCGGCGCCGCCGGAACCGGCGTCATCGGGCTGGTCGCCATCGCCGTGTACATGCTCGTGCTCGTGCTGCTCCGCGCCCCCGAGGTGCAGGCCGCACGCGGTCTCGTCACCCGGTTCCTGCCCGGGCGCTGA
- the trxB gene encoding thioredoxin-disulfide reductase, with protein sequence MRQVIIIGSGPAGFTAAIYAARANLTPLLVASTVEVGGELMNTTDVENFPGFPEGIQGPDLMAKLQAQAEKFGTEVLYDDVTELQLDGPVKKVILGSGAVHEASTVIYATGSAYRKLGIEGEERLSGYGVSWCATCDGFFFREKEIAVVGGGDSAMEEATFLTRFASKVYVIHRKDSLRASKIMQERAFANEKIEFIWNSTVDEILGGDSVNGVRLRSTVDDSTRELALDGVFVAIGNDPRTHLVHDKLQLTDAGTIWVDGRSSRTSVPGVFAAGDVIDPTYRQAATAAGSGVVAALDAEHFIADLEDASVEEPAAVAAEIIVG encoded by the coding sequence ATGCGTCAGGTCATCATCATCGGCTCCGGCCCCGCCGGATTCACCGCCGCGATCTACGCCGCGCGCGCCAACCTCACGCCGCTGCTGGTCGCCAGCACCGTCGAGGTCGGCGGCGAGCTGATGAACACGACCGACGTCGAGAACTTCCCCGGGTTCCCCGAGGGCATCCAGGGCCCCGACCTGATGGCCAAGCTGCAGGCCCAGGCCGAGAAGTTCGGCACCGAGGTGCTGTACGACGACGTCACCGAACTGCAGCTCGACGGCCCGGTCAAGAAGGTCATCCTCGGCAGCGGTGCGGTGCACGAGGCGTCCACCGTCATCTACGCGACCGGATCGGCCTACCGCAAGCTCGGCATCGAGGGCGAAGAGCGGCTCTCGGGCTACGGAGTCTCGTGGTGCGCGACGTGCGACGGCTTCTTCTTCCGCGAGAAGGAGATCGCGGTCGTAGGCGGCGGCGACTCCGCGATGGAAGAGGCGACCTTCCTCACCCGCTTCGCATCGAAGGTGTACGTCATCCACCGCAAGGACAGCCTGCGCGCCTCGAAGATCATGCAGGAGCGGGCGTTCGCGAACGAGAAGATCGAGTTCATCTGGAACAGCACCGTCGACGAGATCCTCGGCGGCGACTCGGTGAACGGCGTTCGGCTGCGTTCGACGGTCGACGACTCGACCCGCGAGCTCGCCCTCGACGGCGTGTTCGTCGCGATCGGAAACGACCCGCGCACCCACCTCGTGCACGACAAGCTGCAGCTCACCGACGCCGGCACGATCTGGGTCGACGGTCGCTCGTCGCGCACCTCGGTTCCCGGCGTGTTCGCCGCAGGCGACGTGATCGACCCCACCTACCGCCAGGCCGCCACCGCAGCCGGGTCGGGTGTGGTCGCCGCCCTCGACGCAGAGCACTTCATCGCCGATCTCGAAGACGCCTCGGTCGAAGAGCCGGCCGCCGTCGCAGCGGAGATCATCGTCGGCTGA
- the trxA gene encoding thioredoxin yields MTAKATTQATWEQDVLQADGPVLVDFWAAWCGPCRMVAPVLDEIQAEHPDKITILKLNVDENPDLAMKYQITSIPAMKVFQGGEVKTTIIGAKPKFALEQDLAPFIG; encoded by the coding sequence ATGACCGCCAAGGCAACCACTCAGGCAACCTGGGAGCAGGACGTCCTGCAGGCCGACGGACCCGTGCTGGTCGACTTCTGGGCCGCATGGTGCGGACCGTGTCGCATGGTCGCGCCCGTGCTCGACGAGATCCAGGCCGAGCATCCCGACAAGATCACGATCCTCAAGCTCAACGTCGACGAGAACCCTGACCTGGCCATGAAGTACCAGATCACCTCGATCCCGGCGATGAAGGTGTTCCAGGGCGGTGAGGTCAAGACGACCATCATCGGCGCCAAGCCGAAGTTCGCCCTCGAGCAGGACCTCGCGCCGTTCATCGGCTGA
- a CDS encoding tryptophan synthase subunit alpha, producing MIPSFPRRASLEVLRAEAGDERSVLVHERLRGGEDPWDFMSELPSVDELVVLLLRTDVYEDRGGNPRDPRWNDLVLRSIAHEYPELSPTVWRMLTA from the coding sequence GTGATCCCCTCATTCCCCCGCCGCGCGAGCCTGGAAGTGCTGCGCGCGGAGGCGGGAGACGAGCGCTCGGTGCTGGTGCACGAGCGCCTGCGCGGCGGGGAGGACCCGTGGGACTTCATGTCCGAGCTGCCGTCGGTCGACGAGCTGGTGGTGCTGCTGCTGCGCACCGACGTCTACGAGGACCGCGGGGGGAATCCGCGTGATCCTCGGTGGAACGACCTCGTGCTGCGCAGCATCGCGCACGAGTACCCCGAGCTGAGCCCGACCGTGTGGCGGATGCTCACGGCGTAG
- a CDS encoding ParB/Srx family N-terminal domain-containing protein — protein MRRGSARGGRAREQSDAARPRVGDVVVAPLSDLHPTQSTLGFDEICSKLGRYTLGKNAPEAKGRSDPRTRTKTAVIGPGSQLYLTDGHHTFTTLAEMADGGPDARVKLRLVADLSDATPDVFWATMRRHGWTHLKDAEGRTIAPADLPASLALADFGDDELRSLLYFARGIGYRSTDVPFQEFHWAEWLRTETDIDLRIRHEHDAYLDLVERVTRAQASLRPDARISGDLTAADLGALPRWNDGAAKGEGAFGRLSAPYESPRPGRLAYALEFRQLHGIHPAHRGPEHAHRS, from the coding sequence GTGCGAAGAGGTTCTGCTCGAGGAGGTCGCGCGCGGGAGCAGTCGGACGCTGCTCGGCCGCGCGTCGGCGATGTCGTCGTCGCACCCCTCTCCGACCTCCACCCGACTCAGTCGACCCTCGGATTCGACGAGATCTGCAGCAAGCTGGGTCGCTACACCCTCGGCAAGAACGCCCCCGAGGCGAAAGGGCGCTCCGACCCGCGTACGCGCACCAAGACCGCGGTCATCGGCCCCGGATCACAGCTGTACCTCACCGACGGACACCATACGTTCACCACACTCGCCGAGATGGCCGACGGCGGTCCCGACGCGCGTGTGAAGCTGCGACTCGTCGCCGACCTGTCCGACGCGACACCCGATGTGTTCTGGGCGACGATGCGGCGGCACGGCTGGACGCACCTGAAAGACGCCGAGGGGCGGACGATCGCACCCGCTGATCTGCCGGCATCGCTCGCTCTCGCCGACTTCGGCGACGATGAGCTGAGAAGCCTGCTCTACTTCGCCCGGGGGATCGGCTACCGTTCGACGGACGTGCCGTTCCAGGAGTTCCACTGGGCCGAATGGCTTCGGACCGAGACCGACATCGATCTTCGGATCCGTCACGAGCACGATGCGTACCTCGACCTCGTCGAGCGGGTGACGCGCGCGCAGGCTTCGCTGCGTCCGGATGCCCGCATCTCAGGCGACCTGACCGCGGCCGATCTGGGCGCGCTGCCGCGCTGGAACGACGGAGCGGCGAAGGGGGAGGGCGCCTTCGGCCGTCTGTCGGCACCCTACGAGAGCCCGCGACCCGGTCGCCTCGCATATGCACTCGAGTTCCGCCAGCTGCACGGCATCCACCCCGCGCATCGCGGCCCCGAGCACGCGCACCGCTCGTAG
- a CDS encoding ParB/RepB/Spo0J family partition protein, whose product MAKRTGLGRGIGALIPTTDQAERPVDVFFPGAVKVKTDATPAQPDESTSAADDAELSQVPGVRLIQVDPNRIVPNPRQPRTHFDEDHLAELVHSVREFGVLQPVIVRENADGEYELIMGERRTRAAREAGLETIPAILRETADEDLLRDALLENLHRSQLNPLEEASAYQQLLEDFGITQEELAARIGRSRPQISNTIRLLRLPVPVQQRVAAGVLSAGHARAILSVETPEQMQRLADKVVNEDLSVRATEAAAKTLPTTPGSASKPTAGARRAYLDEVSQKLGDRLNTRVQIALGARKGQLKIEFASIQDLNRILAELGEDEFGSR is encoded by the coding sequence ATGGCGAAGCGCACGGGACTCGGTCGGGGGATCGGAGCACTCATTCCGACGACGGATCAGGCGGAGCGTCCGGTCGACGTCTTCTTCCCTGGTGCGGTGAAGGTCAAGACGGATGCCACTCCCGCACAGCCTGACGAAAGCACCTCTGCCGCAGATGACGCCGAACTGTCGCAGGTGCCAGGTGTCCGGCTGATCCAGGTCGACCCGAACAGGATCGTCCCGAACCCGCGTCAGCCGCGTACGCACTTCGACGAGGACCACCTCGCCGAGCTCGTGCACAGCGTCCGCGAGTTCGGAGTGCTCCAGCCGGTGATCGTCCGCGAGAACGCGGACGGCGAGTACGAGCTGATCATGGGCGAGCGTCGTACGCGCGCCGCACGCGAAGCCGGCCTGGAGACGATCCCCGCGATCCTCCGCGAGACGGCGGACGAAGACCTGCTCCGTGACGCCCTGCTCGAGAACCTGCACCGATCGCAGCTCAACCCGCTCGAAGAGGCCTCGGCCTATCAGCAGCTGCTCGAGGACTTCGGCATCACTCAGGAGGAGCTCGCCGCCCGCATCGGCCGCTCGCGTCCGCAGATCAGCAACACGATCCGCCTGCTGCGCCTGCCCGTCCCCGTGCAGCAGCGCGTGGCTGCAGGCGTCCTCTCGGCCGGCCATGCCCGGGCGATCCTCTCGGTCGAGACGCCCGAGCAGATGCAGCGACTTGCCGACAAGGTCGTGAACGAGGACCTCTCGGTGCGAGCCACCGAGGCCGCCGCCAAGACGCTGCCGACCACCCCCGGATCCGCGAGCAAGCCCACCGCTGGCGCGCGTCGTGCCTACCTCGATGAGGTGTCGCAGAAGCTCGGCGATCGCCTGAACACGCGGGTGCAGATCGCCCTCGGCGCGCGAAAAGGCCAGCTCAAGATCGAATTCGCGTCGATTCAGGATCTCAACCGCATCCTCGCCGAGCTCGGCGAGGATGAGTTCGGCTCGCGCTGA
- a CDS encoding ParA family protein, whose protein sequence is MDTPLARELADLSSRRKALKAVDVQFSGDTRVFTVSNQKGGVGKTTTAVNLASALADLGAKVLVIDLDPQGNASTALGVAHSADTKSIYDVLINDLPFGEIVQDSPESENLRCAPSTIHLAGAEIELVSQVAREFRLRRALEEYLRENPVDFVIIDCPPSLGLLTINAFTAASEVLIPIQCEYYALEGLSQLLGSIQMIQKHLNPELHLSTILLTMYDARTRLAQQVADEVRTHFPQQVLNAVIPRSVRVSEAPSFGQTVISYDGTSAGAVAYREAAVEIAQRKESAAQNKGA, encoded by the coding sequence ATGGATACCCCGCTTGCCCGGGAGCTCGCAGACCTCTCGTCTCGACGCAAGGCTCTCAAGGCGGTTGACGTCCAGTTCAGCGGCGACACTCGTGTCTTCACGGTGTCGAATCAGAAGGGTGGCGTCGGCAAGACGACGACCGCGGTCAATCTGGCATCCGCTCTCGCAGATCTGGGTGCGAAGGTGCTGGTCATCGACCTCGATCCGCAAGGCAACGCCTCGACGGCCCTCGGGGTCGCCCACTCGGCAGACACGAAGAGCATCTACGACGTGCTGATCAACGACCTCCCATTCGGCGAGATCGTTCAAGACAGCCCCGAGTCCGAGAACCTCCGCTGCGCACCCAGCACCATCCACCTCGCAGGTGCCGAGATCGAGCTGGTGTCGCAGGTCGCCCGAGAGTTCCGACTTCGGCGAGCACTGGAGGAGTACCTCCGTGAGAACCCCGTCGACTTCGTCATCATCGACTGCCCGCCCTCACTCGGACTCCTCACGATCAACGCGTTCACCGCGGCATCCGAGGTGCTCATCCCCATCCAGTGCGAGTATTACGCGCTCGAGGGCCTGAGTCAGCTGCTCGGCAGCATTCAGATGATCCAGAAGCATCTGAACCCCGAACTCCACCTGTCGACGATCCTGCTCACGATGTACGACGCGCGCACGCGCCTCGCCCAGCAGGTCGCCGACGAGGTGCGAACCCACTTCCCGCAGCAGGTGCTCAACGCCGTGATCCCCCGTTCCGTGCGGGTATCGGAGGCGCCGAGCTTCGGACAGACCGTCATCTCCTATGACGGCACGTCGGCCGGCGCCGTCGCCTACCGGGAAGCAGCAGTCGAGATCGCGCAGCGCAAGGAATCCGCCGCGCAGAACAAGGGAGCATGA
- a CDS encoding GIY-YIG nuclease family protein has protein sequence MTGFTYVLRCSDGTFYAGSTKHLDDRIEAHQQGLGSDYTTSRRPVELEWFAEFDRIDEAFALEKQIHGWSHAKRLAFIEGGFDAIKGWSARERALRARR, from the coding sequence ATGACCGGGTTCACCTACGTACTTCGCTGCTCCGATGGGACCTTCTATGCGGGCAGCACCAAGCACCTCGACGATCGAATCGAAGCTCATCAGCAGGGATTGGGAAGCGACTACACCACCAGTCGACGCCCCGTCGAACTCGAATGGTTCGCAGAGTTCGACCGCATTGACGAGGCATTCGCGCTTGAGAAGCAGATTCATGGGTGGAGCCACGCAAAGCGACTCGCCTTCATCGAGGGCGGATTCGATGCCATCAAGGGGTGGAGTGCCCGAGAGCGGGCCCTGCGCGCACGACGGTGA
- the rsmG gene encoding 16S rRNA (guanine(527)-N(7))-methyltransferase RsmG, with protein sequence MDNPTVESEPAVAAELFGDRIDLARQFTEALVAEGELRGLIGPLELPRIWTRHILNSAIAAPLFHGSVADVGSGAGLPGLVLAISRPDVHWTLIEPMDRRVTWLNEQVDALGLDNVKVMRARAEDVGLEFDVVTARAVSAMRTLVPITAPLAKDGGELILLKGHNVPAEIESAQKVLRKHKVTDVSVQVLGEDILSETTRVVRARVRA encoded by the coding sequence ATGGACAACCCCACCGTCGAGTCCGAACCCGCGGTCGCAGCAGAGCTGTTCGGTGACCGTATCGATCTGGCGCGTCAGTTCACTGAGGCGCTGGTGGCGGAGGGCGAGCTTCGGGGACTGATCGGTCCTCTCGAGCTTCCGCGCATCTGGACCCGGCACATCCTGAATTCGGCGATCGCTGCCCCTCTCTTCCATGGATCGGTTGCCGACGTGGGATCGGGCGCGGGTCTTCCCGGCCTTGTGCTCGCGATCAGCCGCCCCGATGTGCACTGGACTCTGATCGAGCCGATGGACCGTCGAGTGACCTGGCTGAACGAGCAGGTGGATGCGCTCGGTCTCGACAACGTGAAGGTGATGCGCGCCCGCGCGGAAGATGTCGGACTGGAGTTCGATGTGGTCACCGCCAGGGCAGTGAGCGCGATGCGCACACTGGTGCCGATCACGGCACCACTGGCGAAAGATGGCGGCGAACTGATCCTGCTCAAGGGGCACAATGTGCCGGCGGAGATCGAGTCAGCACAGAAGGTGCTCCGGAAGCACAAGGTGACCGACGTCTCGGTACAGGTGCTGGGGGAGGACATCCTCTCCGAGACCACCCGTGTGGTCCGCGCCCGCGTCCGCGCCTGA
- a CDS encoding protein jag, whose product MTDDVKAAPSVEELEHEGDVAADFIEELLDIADIDGDLNLDVRQGRAYVSVEAEGNGLSVLSAPDTVQALQELTRLAVQSKTGTFSRLILDIGGSRDTRRRQLEQLVDAAVAKLDEGARQASLPSMSSYERKLVHDIVSDRGLTSESYGEGADRHTVISRG is encoded by the coding sequence ATGACCGATGACGTGAAGGCCGCGCCGTCGGTCGAAGAGCTCGAGCACGAGGGCGATGTCGCCGCTGACTTCATCGAGGAGCTGCTCGACATCGCCGACATCGACGGTGACCTCAATCTCGATGTGCGCCAGGGCCGCGCCTATGTTTCGGTCGAAGCGGAGGGCAACGGCTTGTCTGTGCTGTCCGCGCCCGACACGGTGCAGGCACTGCAGGAACTGACCCGGCTGGCCGTTCAGAGCAAGACCGGAACGTTCTCCCGTCTGATCCTCGACATCGGGGGATCGCGCGATACCCGTCGCCGCCAGCTCGAGCAGCTGGTGGATGCCGCTGTTGCGAAGCTCGATGAGGGAGCCAGGCAGGCATCCCTGCCCTCGATGTCGAGCTACGAGCGCAAGCTGGTGCACGACATCGTCTCCGATCGTGGACTGACGTCGGAGTCGTACGGCGAGGGTGCCGACCGGCACACGGTGATCTCGCGCGGTTGA
- the yidC gene encoding membrane protein insertase YidC, whose product MDFLGIILWPLKWAVELILVAWHWLFTAIGMAPADGMTWVLSIVGLVIVVRAAVFPLFVKQIKSQRKMMEIAPELRKVQEKYRGKKDQLSREAMSRETMALYKKHGTTPMSSCLPLLVQMPIFFALFSVLNDVQKIAKNSDFAGVGLLSNELTQQFYDAKLFGSVSLHETLSVAWESQNMTAIILLATLVVLMIVSQFFTQLQIISKNLSPEAKTGQAYQMQKIMLYVLPLGFIFSGVFFPLGVVMYWFVSNLWTMAQQFLVIREMPTPGSEAAKAREERLARKGKAINAQGKVVPIAVYEAEEQRKLEELEKAKAEAPKREQPMSKKRAKKKGSN is encoded by the coding sequence GTGGACTTCCTGGGAATCATCCTGTGGCCGCTGAAATGGGCTGTTGAGCTCATTCTCGTTGCGTGGCACTGGCTGTTCACGGCGATCGGAATGGCGCCGGCCGACGGAATGACCTGGGTGCTGTCGATCGTCGGTCTGGTGATCGTGGTGCGCGCGGCGGTCTTCCCGCTGTTCGTGAAGCAGATCAAGAGCCAGCGCAAGATGATGGAAATCGCTCCTGAACTGCGAAAAGTCCAGGAGAAGTATCGCGGCAAGAAGGATCAGCTCTCTCGCGAGGCGATGAGCCGCGAGACCATGGCGCTCTACAAGAAGCACGGCACGACGCCGATGTCGAGCTGCCTTCCGCTGCTGGTGCAGATGCCGATCTTCTTTGCGCTCTTCAGCGTGCTGAACGACGTGCAGAAGATCGCGAAGAATTCCGACTTCGCTGGTGTGGGCCTGCTCAGCAATGAGCTCACTCAGCAGTTCTATGACGCCAAGCTGTTCGGCTCCGTGTCACTGCACGAGACGCTCAGCGTCGCGTGGGAGTCGCAGAACATGACGGCGATCATCCTGCTCGCCACGCTGGTCGTGCTGATGATCGTCTCGCAGTTCTTCACCCAGCTGCAGATCATCTCGAAGAACCTGTCGCCAGAGGCCAAGACCGGCCAGGCGTACCAGATGCAGAAGATCATGCTCTACGTGCTGCCGCTGGGCTTCATCTTCTCGGGCGTGTTCTTCCCGCTCGGCGTCGTCATGTACTGGTTCGTGTCGAACCTGTGGACCATGGCGCAGCAGTTCCTCGTGATCCGCGAGATGCCGACCCCCGGTTCCGAGGCGGCGAAGGCGCGCGAGGAGCGTCTTGCTCGCAAGGGCAAGGCGATCAATGCGCAGGGCAAGGTCGTTCCGATCGCGGTGTACGAGGCTGAGGAGCAGCGCAAGCTCGAGGAGCTCGAGAAGGCGAAGGCCGAGGCTCCGAAGCGTGAGCAGCCGATGAGCAAGAAGCGTGCGAAGAAGAAGGGCTCCAACTGA
- the yidD gene encoding membrane protein insertion efficiency factor YidD, whose amino-acid sequence MSALPSYAFGTARFRASDLLRGIALLPRNLALAFLALYRAVISPLYGDVCRYYPSCSAYAVGAVQQNGAVWGAVLSVWRILRCNPWSKGGVDDVKPHAHFRYELTPRGFVVPARKD is encoded by the coding sequence ATGAGCGCGCTGCCGTCGTACGCCTTCGGAACGGCGCGGTTCCGGGCATCCGATCTGCTGCGCGGCATCGCGCTGCTTCCGCGCAATCTCGCGCTGGCCTTCCTGGCCCTCTACCGGGCTGTGATCTCACCGCTGTATGGCGACGTGTGCAGGTATTACCCGTCCTGTTCCGCGTACGCTGTAGGGGCGGTTCAGCAGAACGGCGCCGTGTGGGGAGCAGTGCTCTCCGTCTGGCGCATCCTGCGTTGCAATCCGTGGAGCAAGGGCGGCGTCGACGACGTCAAGCCCCATGCTCATTTCCGATACGAACTGACCCCGCGCGGGTTCGTCGTACCTGCTCGAAAGGACTGA
- the rnpA gene encoding ribonuclease P protein component, whose amino-acid sequence MLARPNRLTRGVDYRQVVRRGTRCGGPRLITSVLRGADQRAPRFGFIISKQVGTAVVRNTVRRRLKAVCAEFIDMVPEGTDVVIRALPASASADFASLRIDVERCLRRVLSGSARA is encoded by the coding sequence GTGCTCGCCCGGCCGAATCGACTGACTCGCGGCGTCGACTACCGACAGGTGGTCCGTCGGGGCACACGATGCGGCGGACCGCGTCTGATCACCTCAGTGCTTCGTGGCGCTGATCAGCGGGCTCCCCGGTTCGGGTTCATCATCAGCAAGCAGGTAGGAACCGCCGTGGTTCGCAACACCGTTCGCCGACGCCTCAAGGCCGTGTGCGCGGAGTTCATCGACATGGTTCCCGAGGGCACGGATGTCGTCATCCGTGCCCTTCCTGCATCCGCCTCCGCGGACTTCGCGTCTCTTCGGATCGACGTCGAACGCTGCCTGCGCCGCGTGCTGTCCGGGTCGGCACGCGCATGA
- the rpmH gene encoding 50S ribosomal protein L34 has translation MSKRTFQPNNRRRAKKHGFRARMRTRAGRAILSARRAKGRTELSA, from the coding sequence ATGAGCAAGCGCACCTTCCAGCCCAACAACCGTCGTCGCGCCAAGAAGCACGGCTTCCGCGCCCGCATGCGCACCCGCGCCGGCCGCGCCATCCTCTCGGCTCGCCGCGCGAAGGGCCGCACCGAGCTCTCGGCCTGA